One genomic window of Opisthocomus hoazin isolate bOpiHoa1 chromosome 16, bOpiHoa1.hap1, whole genome shotgun sequence includes the following:
- the PANK4 gene encoding 4'-phosphopantetheine phosphatase, translated as MRPGEEWVAFKMAERGGRGSGGHGSLDKSITLPPDEIFRNLENAKRFAIDIGGSLTKLAYYSTVQHKVARVRSFDHSGKDIENEPLYEISVQEEITARLHFIKFENTYIETCLDFIKDHLVNTETKVIKATGGGAYKFKDLIEKKLGLKVDKEDVMTCLIKGCNFVLRNIPHEVFAYQKDSDTEFRFQTNHPNIFPYLLVNIGSGVSIVKVETEDKFEWIGGSSIGGGTFWGLGALLTKTKKFDELLQLASKGQHTNVDMLVKDVYGGAYQTLGLSGNLIASSFGKSTTADKEFSKEDMAKSLLHMISNDIGQLACLYAKLHNLDKIYFGGFFIRGHPVTMRTITYSINFFSKGEVQALFLRHEGYLGAIGAFLKGAEQDNPNQYSWGENYAGSSGLMSTSPDVYPLQRTRSGTFDMLEMDRLERPLVNLPLLKDPSTYIPDTVDLTDDAMARKYWLTCFEEALDGVAKRAAASQPDSMDALERAEKFRQKYWNKLQTLRQQPFAYGTLTVRSLLDTREHCLNEFNFPDPYSKVKQKENGIALKCFQSVIESLDSLGWEERQFALVKGLLAGNVFDWGAKAVSDVLESEPQFGFEEAKSKLQERPWLEDSYSQWLERLKEGPPHKCALIFADNSGIDIILGVFPFVRELLSRGTEVILACNSGPALNDVTYSESLIVTERIAAMDPVIQSALREEKLLLVQTGSSSPCLDLSRLDKGLAVLVRERKTDLVIIEGMGRAIHTNYYAALKCESLKLAVIKNSWLADRLGGKIFSVIFKYEVPCK; from the exons ATGAGGCCGGGCGAGGAGTGGGTCGCGTTCAAAatggcggagcggggcgggcgagGTAGCGGCGGTCACGGCAGTTTGGACAAGAGCATCACCCTCCCGCCCGACGAGATCTTTCGCAACCTGGAAAACGCCAAGCGCTTCGCCATCGACATCG GTGGTTCATTAACCAAGTTGGCTTATTATTCAACTGTGCAGCACAAAGTGGCAAGAGTGAGATCCTTTGATCATTCTGGAAAG gacaTAGAAAATGAACCTTTGTATGAAATATCAGTTCAGGAGGAGATTACAGCTCGACTTCACTTCATTAAATTTGAAAACACTTATATTGAAACCTGCCTAGATTTCATCAAAGACCATCTTGTCAATACAGAGACAAAAGTCATCAAAGCTACAGGTGGTGGTGCCTATAAATTCAAAGATCTTATTGAGAAGAAATTGGGGTTGAA AGTAGATAAAGAAGATGTAATGACCTGCCTAATTAAAGGATGCAACTTTGTGCTAAGGAACATACCCCATGAAGTGTTTGCATACCAGAAAGATTCAGACACAGAATTCAGATTTCAGACGAACCACCcaaatatttttccatatttaCTTGTGAATATTGGCTCTGGGGTTTCTATAGTGAAG GtagaaacagaagacaaatttgAATGGATTGGAGGGAGCTCAATTGGAGGTGGAACCTTCTGGGGTCTTGGAGCGCTGCTCACAAAAACAAAG AAATTTGATGAATTGCTGCAACTCGCTTCAAAGGGACAGCACACAAACGTAGACATGCTGGTGAAAGATGTGTATGGAGGTGCCTACCAGACCCTGGGGCTGAGCGGAAATCTGATAGCTAGCAGCTTCGGGAAGTCCACTACAGCAGATAAAG AATTTTCCAAAGAAGATATGGCAAAAAGTTTACTACATATGATCAGCAATGACATCGGTCAACTCGCCTGCCTCTATGCCAAACTCCATAACttagataaaatatattttggagGATTCTTTATTCGGGGTCACCCTGTTACTATGCGCACAATAACCTACAGTATCAACTTCTTCTCTAAG GGAGAGGTTCAGGCATTGTTCCTGAGACATGAAGGCTACCTGGGAGCCATTGGGGCATTTTTAAAAGGAGCTGAACAAGACA ATCCAAATCAGTATAGCTGGGGAGAGAACTACGCTGGGAGTTCTGGTCTTATGAGCACATCGCCTGATGTTTACCCTTTGCAGAGAACGAGGAGTGGTACA TTTGACATGCTTGAAATGGATAGGTTGGAGAGACCGCTTGTTAACCTGCCGCTGCTGAAAGACCCATCAACCTATATTCCAGACACTGTTGACCTCACAGACGATGCCATGGCCAGGAAATACTGGCTTACCTGCTTTGAGGAGGCACTGGACGGG GTGGCAAAGCGTGCTGCAGCCAGTCAGCCAGACTCGATGGATGCACTGGAGAGAGCGGAAAAGTTCCGACAGAAATACTGGAATAAGCTCCAGACGCTCAGGCAGCAGCCTTT TGCGTATGGTACCTTAACAGTTAGAAGTCTTTTGGATACAAGGGAACACTGTTTAAACGAGTTCAATTTTCCGGATCCCTATTCGAAG gtaaagcagaaagaaaatggcatagccttaaaatgttttcaaagcGTAATCGAATCTTTGGATTCAttaggctgggaggagaggcagtTTGCTCTGGTGAAAGGACTTCTTGCGGGGAATGTCTTTGACTGGGGAGCAAAAGCAGTCTCAGA TGTTCTGGAATCTGAGCCACAGTTTGGATTTGAAGAAGCCAAGTCAAAACTACAAG AACGTCCCTGGCTAGAAGATTCCTACAGTCAGTGGCTCGAGCGACTGAAG GAGGGTCCCCCTCATAAATGTGCCTTAATTTTCGCAGATAACAGTGGAATAGACATAATTTTAGGAGTCTTTCCTTTTGTCAGAGAGCTCCTTTCTAGAGGGACAGAG GTTATACTGGCTTGTAACTCTGGCCCTGCCCTAAACGATGTCACCTACAGCGAATCCCTGATCGTTACCGAACGGATAGCAGCAATGGATCCGGTCATCCA atctgCACTGAGGGAAGAGAAGCTGCTGTTGGTTCAGACGGGTTCGAGTTCTCCGTGTCTCGATCTCAG CCGTCTGGACAAAGGCTTGGCAGTGCTGGTCAGAGAGCGGAAGACGGACCTGGTTATCATCGAGGGCATGGGTCGTGCCATCCACACGAACTACTACGCGGCTTTGAAGTGCGAGAGCCTCAAGCTTGCCGTTATCAAAAACTCCTGGCTCGCCGATCGTCTCGGAGGGAAGATCTTCAGTGTCATCTTTAAGTATGAAGTGCCATGTAAATGA
- the LOC104329327 gene encoding uncharacterized protein LOC104329327, which translates to MAPSTTLMIHMEEKLLPKEKNKLRKPVVEKMRRDRINSSIEQLKLLLEKEFQRHQPNSKLEKADILEVAVSYLKQQSQLQGQGESFIHKSLEQDFNSGYLRCLKEAMHFLSYYEPKKETQVQLLKHFCKAQLGADVLYSLALRSPPLSPCLLARKQPAQKTTAAAPTIWRPCPLSSRPVAALQYTGFLSTESYGSEGLRKLPIGITSSSSFGENSTCKELPAPFSTRSPASSELKPALGIMAPSALSLEILTPKEKNRLRKPIVEKLRRDRINSSIEQLKLLLEKEFQRHQPNSKLEKADILEMTVSYLKYSRAFAASAKSLQQDYCEGYAWCLKEALQFLSLHSANAETRMKLICHFQRSQAMPKDSGSSSAPASTHQPPAKQAALKPSGSLWRPW; encoded by the exons ATGGCTCCCAGTACCACCCTCATGATCCACATGGAGGAGAAACTGCTgccaaaagaaaagaataaa CTGAGGAAGCCGGTGGTGGAGAAAATGCGCCGCGACCGGATTAACAGCAGCATCGAGCAGCTGAAACTGCTCCTGGAGAAGGAGTTCCAGAGGCACCAGCCCAACTCCAAGCTGGAGAAAGCCGACATCCTGGaagtggctgtcagctacctgaagcagcagagccagctgcaggGCCAAGGTGAGT cGTTCATTCACAAGAGCCTAGAGCAAGACTTTAACAGTGGATACCTGCGGTGCCTCAAGGAAGCTATGCATTTTCTGTCTTACTACGAACCCAAGAAGGAAACCCAGGTGCAGCTACTCAAGCATTTCTGCAAGGCTCAGCTGGGTGCAGATGTCCTGTACTCGCTGGCTCTGCGTAGTCCACCTCTGTCACCCTGTCTGTTAGCCAGGAAGCAACCTGCCCAGAAGACCACAGCTGCTGCTCCTACCATCTGGAGACCCTG CCCGCTTTCCTCCCGACCTGTTGCTGCACTGCAATACACCGGGTTCCTCTCCACGGAAAGCTACGGATCAGAGGGGCTAAGAAAGCTGCCAATTGGTATTACAAGTAGTAGCAGCTTTGGTGAAAACAGCACATGTA AGGAGCTCCCGGCTCCCTTCTCCACCCGCTCACCAGCAAGCTCCGAGCTGAAACCAGCACTTGGGATAATGGCACCCAGTGCTCTCTCCCTGGAAATCCTAACACCCAAAGAGAAGAACAGA CTCAGGAAGCCAATTGTGGAAAAACTGCGCCGCGACCGGATTAACAGCAGCATCGAGCAGCTGAAACTGCTCCTGGAGAAGGAGTTCCAGAGGCACCAGCCCAACTCCAAGCTGGAGAAAGCCGACATCCTGGAGATGACCGTCAGCTACCTGAAATACAGCCGAG CTTTTGCAGCATCTGCCAAAAGCCTGCAGCAGGATTATTGCGAAGGGTATGCCTGGTGCCTCAAGGAAGCTCTGCAGTTCCTGTCTCTCCACTCGGCAAACGCAGAAACCCGGATGAAGCTGATCTGCCATTTCCAGAGGTCACAAGCAATGCCTAAGGACTCTGGTTCTTCTTCTGCACCCGCTTCCACCCACCAGCCCCCGGCAAAACAAGCAGCACTGAAACCTTCCGGCAGCCTCTGGAGGCCTTGGTAG